From a region of the Neobacillus niacini genome:
- a CDS encoding DUF1796 family putative cysteine peptidase, translating into MRLEDLKGKYDAIYSLGDLCLAALQLRQNNLRPFAGPLDWMSSPSLSSVSSLLRNRFNGYMELQNLIPSGYATGVDSSEPHIVVTDMAYQIVSSHDFIADKNTFTNLSTYPDVRAKFDRRIHRFLDKLSNGKRILFIRTEGTFEEVLELESVLSKLVKNEFHILLVNHTNTKDLIEKDWPVENVCAIELPNVEKWHGNDHYWEDIFKGINIKA; encoded by the coding sequence ATGAGATTAGAAGATTTAAAAGGAAAATACGATGCGATATATAGTTTGGGGGATTTGTGCCTTGCAGCCCTTCAACTAAGACAAAACAATTTAAGACCTTTCGCGGGACCATTGGACTGGATGTCATCCCCTTCATTGTCTAGCGTTAGTAGTCTATTGAGAAATCGATTCAATGGTTATATGGAACTGCAAAATTTAATACCTTCAGGCTATGCTACTGGTGTAGACAGCTCCGAACCCCATATTGTTGTAACTGATATGGCCTATCAAATCGTTTCAAGTCATGATTTTATTGCAGACAAAAATACATTTACCAATTTATCCACTTACCCTGATGTACGCGCTAAATTTGACAGAAGAATTCATAGGTTCTTAGATAAACTTTCCAACGGAAAACGTATCCTGTTTATTAGAACAGAAGGAACCTTTGAAGAAGTGCTGGAACTTGAGTCAGTGTTATCGAAATTGGTGAAAAATGAATTCCATATTCTCCTTGTAAACCATACGAATACCAAAGACCTAATTGAAAAAGACTGGCCTGTGGAAAATGTATGTGCCATAGAGCTTCCTAATGTAGAAAAATGGCATGGAAATGACCATTACTGGGAAGACATTTTTAAAGGTATTAATATAAAAGCTTAA
- a CDS encoding polysaccharide biosynthesis protein → MFKDAVILVTGGTGSWGKELTLQLLTYDPKEIIIFSRNEDSQVKMRREIEDSRLSFRIGDIRDRDALFQACKGVDFVFHLAALKHVPVCEEFPKEALKTNVTGTQNVIDAAIFNEVKKVINVSTDKAANPANFYGFTKAISEKLIIHANLLNTTTKFVCVRGGNVLGTNGSVLHLFIDQIKNKNEVTITDKRMTRFFLTKEDAIKLLLKAATDGKGGEIFVINMPACRIIDLAEVLIGHFGKEVNIIETGPRPGEKLHEVLVSPNEIEDTVVYNQEYFVVLPDINLQVREHYSTFQAISKSSYSSNDDLMTHEEIKELLIKSNFIQ, encoded by the coding sequence ATGTTTAAAGACGCAGTTATTTTAGTAACTGGTGGGACAGGTTCCTGGGGAAAGGAGCTGACTCTCCAATTATTAACATATGATCCAAAAGAAATAATCATTTTTTCCCGTAACGAAGATAGTCAAGTTAAGATGAGAAGAGAAATTGAAGACTCAAGGTTAAGTTTTCGGATAGGGGATATCCGTGATCGGGATGCTTTATTCCAGGCTTGTAAAGGTGTCGATTTTGTTTTCCACCTTGCTGCCTTGAAGCATGTTCCAGTTTGTGAAGAATTCCCTAAGGAAGCACTTAAAACAAACGTTACTGGCACTCAAAACGTGATTGATGCAGCTATATTTAATGAAGTAAAAAAGGTGATAAATGTATCAACTGACAAAGCGGCAAATCCAGCAAATTTCTATGGGTTTACAAAAGCTATTAGTGAAAAATTAATTATACATGCAAATCTATTAAATACAACTACGAAGTTTGTTTGTGTAAGAGGTGGAAATGTTCTCGGAACAAATGGAAGTGTTCTCCATTTATTCATTGATCAAATAAAAAATAAAAATGAAGTTACCATTACTGATAAACGAATGACACGATTCTTTTTAACCAAAGAGGATGCAATCAAGCTTTTATTAAAGGCAGCAACTGATGGTAAGGGCGGGGAAATCTTTGTGATAAATATGCCTGCATGCAGAATAATTGATTTAGCCGAAGTTTTAATTGGGCATTTTGGAAAAGAAGTCAATATTATTGAAACTGGTCCAAGACCGGGAGAGAAACTGCATGAGGTACTTGTTTCACCGAATGAAATAGAGGATACCGTTGTTTATAACCAAGAATATTTTGTTGTTCTTCCTGACATTAACCTTCAGGTAAGGGAACACTACTCAACTTTTCAGGCAATAAGCAAGTCATCTTATAGTTCGAATGATGATTTAATGACTCATGAGGAAATAAAGGAATTGTTAATTAAATCAAATTTTATACAGTAA
- a CDS encoding NAD-dependent epimerase/dehydratase family protein, with product MNQRPKLLITGASGFTGEHACKHFSRLGYDIIAVTRNQSFDGSKGIKTEYCELTIKDDVNLLIKKIKPDFLLHLAGLNHVGDSWNDPITTLETNLLSTLYIIDATRQLNPTCKIVIVGSSLQTSLNEISNFTHPYSLSKTLQVLISQAWVKLYKMNIVIAKPSNIIGPGRSNGVNSIFANKIAQMEKNMLDKVLVVNNLNSKRDFIDVRDVISAYEVILNKGTPGEIYEISSGKSYSLRDLIEIYKNLTTTDFKVKSLSNGVEELAADETPLKLLQLGWSPTFSINSSLNDTLNYYRSELKKKEN from the coding sequence ATGAATCAGAGGCCAAAGTTGCTAATTACTGGGGCAAGCGGTTTTACAGGAGAACATGCATGTAAACATTTTTCCAGATTAGGATATGACATAATAGCTGTTACAAGAAACCAATCCTTTGATGGAAGTAAAGGGATAAAAACAGAATACTGTGAACTAACAATTAAAGATGATGTTAATCTTTTAATAAAAAAAATAAAACCTGATTTCCTATTACATTTAGCAGGACTCAACCATGTTGGTGATTCTTGGAATGACCCGATTACAACATTAGAAACCAACTTGTTATCAACACTATATATCATTGATGCTACTCGACAACTAAATCCAACTTGTAAAATTGTTATTGTCGGTTCTTCTCTCCAAACCAGCCTCAACGAAATATCGAATTTCACACATCCCTATAGTCTTAGTAAGACACTCCAGGTACTAATTTCTCAAGCTTGGGTTAAATTGTACAAAATGAACATCGTAATTGCAAAACCATCTAATATAATTGGACCAGGTAGATCCAATGGTGTTAATTCTATATTTGCCAATAAAATTGCTCAAATGGAAAAGAACATGTTAGACAAAGTGTTGGTAGTAAACAACTTAAATTCTAAGCGTGATTTCATAGATGTCCGCGATGTTATAAGCGCTTACGAAGTGATCCTTAATAAAGGGACTCCAGGGGAAATTTATGAAATTTCTTCAGGAAAAAGTTATTCTCTCAGGGATCTGATTGAAATATATAAAAACTTAACAACAACAGACTTTAAGGTAAAATCCCTCTCCAATGGAGTTGAAGAATTGGCTGCCGACGAAACACCTTTAAAACTTCTTCAATTAGGATGGAGTCCAACATTTTCAATTAATTCTTCCCTAAATGATACTCTTAATTATTATAGATCGGAGCTAAAAAAGAAAGAAAACTAA
- a CDS encoding DMT family transporter — protein sequence MAWLSLILAGLCEAFGVVTINKLNNSRNWQSLFLLMLGFGTSFLFLAYAMKTLPMGTAYAIWTGIGSAGGALLGIMIYGESKDWRRIACIALILGATIGLKLVA from the coding sequence ATGGCGTGGCTATCATTAATTTTAGCAGGATTATGTGAAGCATTTGGTGTTGTTACCATAAATAAATTGAATAACAGTCGTAATTGGCAATCCTTATTCCTATTAATGCTCGGATTTGGAACTAGTTTTCTTTTTCTTGCCTACGCCATGAAAACTCTACCTATGGGGACAGCATATGCAATATGGACAGGAATTGGTTCAGCTGGTGGAGCGCTATTAGGAATTATGATTTACGGTGAATCAAAAGATTGGCGAAGGATTGCATGTATTGCATTAATTTTAGGTGCGACCATTGGGCTAAAACTTGTTGCCTAA
- a CDS encoding DMT family transporter, whose protein sequence is MNANWMKVFVGAFFEVFWVIGLKHANGFWTWSGTVISIMVSFYLIIMASRKLPVGTVYAVFVGLGTAGTVISEIIFFSEPIKLEKIMLIALLLVGVLGLKLLTKDDKQEGADS, encoded by the coding sequence ATGAATGCAAATTGGATGAAGGTGTTTGTTGGAGCATTTTTTGAAGTGTTTTGGGTAATCGGTCTAAAACATGCAAATGGCTTTTGGACTTGGTCTGGTACAGTGATCTCGATTATGGTGAGTTTCTACTTAATCATCATGGCTAGCCGGAAACTTCCCGTAGGTACAGTATACGCAGTTTTTGTAGGTTTAGGGACAGCAGGAACGGTCATTTCTGAAATTATATTTTTCTCAGAACCTATCAAGCTGGAAAAAATCATGTTGATAGCACTTTTACTAGTTGGTGTGCTTGGATTAAAGTTATTAACAAAAGATGATAAACAGGAAGGAGCTGATTCTTAA
- a CDS encoding IS256 family transposase, producing MTHLQFNLDLDLLKESVINSNLDMVIKSAIVLVLNEVMENERDDYLRAAAYERSPDRRDYRNGYYERELILGIGKLKLKVPRTRNGEFSTSVFEKYARCDQALVLSMLEMVINGVSTRKVTHIVEQLCGENISKSFVSSLTQKLDPIINDWNKRPLNVMYYPYVFVDAMYIKVREHNRVISKAVYIATAITEKNTREILGLSVDHAEDFESWSRFFQQLKSRGLQSPKLVISDAHLGLQKAIQRDFIGTTWQRCTVHFKRNIIGKLSKKDSVEIRSMIKRVFEAVTIEDIRRFKNELMNQFGDEAKYAKALETLDEGFEDAIQYLNFPEKMHPHIRSTNSLERLNQEVRRREKVIRIFPNTQSAFRLVGAVLMQYQEVYSKRKTLLNN from the coding sequence ATGACTCACTTACAGTTTAACCTAGATTTAGACCTTTTAAAAGAATCCGTTATCAATTCTAATCTAGATATGGTGATTAAATCAGCGATTGTCTTAGTCCTTAATGAAGTCATGGAAAACGAGAGAGACGATTATTTACGTGCGGCTGCTTATGAACGGTCTCCAGATCGCCGAGACTACCGAAATGGCTACTATGAACGTGAATTGATCCTAGGTATTGGCAAACTAAAGCTAAAGGTCCCAAGGACCAGAAATGGTGAGTTTTCCACTTCCGTCTTCGAAAAGTATGCTCGCTGTGACCAAGCCCTGGTCCTCTCCATGCTAGAAATGGTGATTAACGGTGTTTCAACTCGGAAAGTCACGCATATAGTCGAGCAGCTCTGTGGGGAAAATATATCGAAATCATTTGTGTCTTCCCTTACCCAAAAGCTTGACCCCATTATTAATGATTGGAACAAACGCCCTTTGAATGTCATGTATTATCCTTATGTTTTTGTGGATGCCATGTATATTAAGGTCCGGGAACACAACCGGGTTATCTCAAAAGCCGTGTACATTGCGACTGCCATTACTGAGAAGAATACACGTGAAATCCTTGGGCTTAGTGTGGATCATGCAGAAGACTTCGAGAGTTGGAGTCGTTTCTTCCAACAGCTTAAATCCCGTGGGCTTCAATCCCCCAAACTGGTCATCTCAGATGCTCATCTAGGGCTACAAAAGGCAATACAGCGCGATTTTATTGGTACTACATGGCAAAGATGCACGGTACATTTTAAACGCAACATAATAGGGAAGCTCTCCAAGAAAGATTCCGTAGAGATACGCTCCATGATTAAACGTGTCTTTGAAGCTGTTACGATTGAGGATATCCGTAGATTTAAGAATGAATTAATGAACCAGTTTGGGGATGAAGCTAAATATGCCAAAGCCTTGGAAACTTTAGATGAAGGCTTCGAAGATGCCATTCAATACCTAAACTTTCCTGAGAAGATGCACCCTCATATACGAAGTACAAATTCACTTGAACGCTTAAACCAAGAAGTCCGTAGAAGGGAGAAAGTTATTCGTATCTTTCCCAATACTCAATCTGCCTTTCGATTGGTAGGTGCTGTTCTCATGCAATACCAGGAGGTCTACTCCAAAAGAAAGACATTACTTAATAACTAA
- a CDS encoding CBO0543 family protein: protein MLLYYNQWTLNSKPVGIILKIFPFVIPQTIIETIASKKTNLIKWKKGWTWYHSLISLMLKLLICIAIIAIIRKINTHKHLS from the coding sequence ATGCTGCTTTACTATAATCAGTGGACATTGAACAGCAAACCGGTCGGAATCATTTTAAAAATTTTTCCTTTTGTTATACCACAAACAATCATAGAGACCATTGCCTCAAAGAAAACTAACTTGATTAAATGGAAAAAAGGATGGACATGGTATCACTCATTAATAAGTTTGATGTTAAAACTGTTAATTTGCATAGCTATCATTGCAATTATTAGAAAAATAAACACACATAAACATCTCAGTTAG
- a CDS encoding CBO0543 family protein, whose product MKRSFKDWIIVYLVSFIGNFFSDQYLVSRGYLKYPKKLFPKYKIHFPLCSLPFNAALL is encoded by the coding sequence GTGAAACGTTCATTTAAAGATTGGATTATTGTATACCTTGTAAGTTTCATTGGTAATTTTTTCTCAGATCAATATTTGGTATCAAGAGGATATCTAAAATACCCCAAAAAACTTTTTCCAAAGTATAAAATCCACTTCCCATTATGTTCATTACCCTTTAATGCTGCTTTACTATAA
- a CDS encoding cold-shock protein, with protein MEQGKVKWFNAEKGFGFIEREGGEDVFVHFSAIQGEGFKSLDEGQAVTFDVEQGQRGAQAANVRKA; from the coding sequence ATGGAACAAGGTAAAGTAAAATGGTTTAACGCAGAAAAAGGTTTCGGATTTATCGAGCGTGAAGGCGGAGAAGACGTATTCGTTCATTTCTCAGCGATCCAAGGCGAAGGTTTCAAATCTTTAGACGAAGGTCAAGCAGTTACTTTTGACGTTGAGCAAGGTCAACGTGGAGCTCAAGCAGCTAACGTGCGTAAAGCTTAA
- a CDS encoding PadR family transcriptional regulator, with protein sequence MENITEMLKGVLEGCVLEIISRGETYGYEITQQLRELGFTDVVEGTVYTITMRLEKNNLVEIEKKPSTMGPPRKFYTLNAAGQEHLEVFWKKWDFISSKINELKDKKIKRREVK encoded by the coding sequence ATGGAAAACATCACGGAAATGCTGAAAGGGGTGCTTGAAGGTTGTGTGCTTGAAATCATCAGCCGTGGGGAAACTTACGGCTATGAAATCACACAACAGCTGCGAGAACTTGGCTTCACTGATGTTGTTGAAGGCACAGTTTATACGATCACCATGCGGCTTGAGAAAAACAATCTGGTGGAAATCGAGAAAAAGCCATCCACTATGGGTCCGCCGAGAAAATTTTACACCCTCAACGCAGCAGGTCAAGAGCATCTTGAGGTTTTTTGGAAAAAATGGGATTTTATATCAAGTAAAATTAACGAACTTAAGGATAAAAAAATTAAAAGGAGAGAAGTAAAATGA
- a CDS encoding DUF1048 domain-containing protein: MNIFEKIIGSLDDKREWREMEARAKALPSEYLNAYKAIQKYMWTAGGSPTDWKDSSRIFVGILDLFEEGAAEGKKVIDLTGEDVAAFCDDLVKDEQTWKDKYRKKLNDTIGRG, from the coding sequence ATGAATATTTTTGAAAAAATTATCGGAAGTTTGGATGACAAGCGGGAATGGAGGGAGATGGAGGCACGTGCAAAGGCACTTCCAAGTGAGTACCTCAACGCTTACAAAGCTATCCAAAAATATATGTGGACTGCTGGTGGTAGTCCCACCGACTGGAAGGACAGCAGCCGTATCTTTGTAGGCATTCTCGACCTCTTCGAGGAGGGAGCAGCAGAAGGCAAGAAAGTCATTGACCTTACGGGCGAGGACGTGGCTGCTTTCTGCGACGACTTGGTGAAGGATGAGCAAACTTGGAAGGACAAATATCGCAAGAAGTTAAACGATACGATTGGTCGTGGCTAA
- a CDS encoding ABC transporter ATP-binding protein, translating to MSNAAISVKGLKKSFKDKEVLKGVDFEVRRGEIFALLGSNGSGKTTTVNILSTLMKPDGGEVCICGFDVQRQPDHVRQSISLTGQFAALDGMLTGRENLMMIAKLRGVSDPAQVADHQLARFSLTDAAKRRAGKYSGGMKRRLDIAMSLIGTPEVIFLDEPTTGLDPEARIEVWDTVKELAGGGTTILLTTQYLEEAEQLADYIAILHGGKIIKTGTLKELKEMFPPAKVEYIEKQLTLEEIFLAIIGKKEDM from the coding sequence ATGAGCAATGCAGCGATTTCTGTAAAAGGGTTAAAAAAATCCTTTAAAGATAAGGAAGTCTTAAAGGGGGTGGATTTTGAGGTGCGGCGTGGCGAAATTTTCGCCCTGCTGGGCTCAAATGGTTCGGGCAAGACGACGACGGTCAACATCCTCTCGACGCTGATGAAGCCCGATGGCGGCGAAGTCTGTATTTGCGGCTTTGACGTCCAGCGTCAACCGGATCATGTTCGCCAGAGCATCAGCTTGACAGGGCAGTTCGCAGCTTTAGACGGCATGCTCACAGGAAGGGAAAACCTGATGATGATCGCCAAGTTGCGAGGAGTTTCCGATCCCGCTCAAGTCGCTGACCATCAACTTGCAAGATTCAGCCTGACCGATGCGGCCAAGCGCCGGGCAGGTAAGTATTCCGGCGGGATGAAGCGCCGGCTTGACATCGCCATGAGCCTGATTGGGACGCCAGAAGTCATTTTTCTCGACGAACCGACGACAGGGCTTGACCCTGAAGCGCGAATTGAAGTCTGGGATACCGTCAAGGAGCTTGCCGGCGGAGGCACGACGATCTTGCTGACGACCCAGTATCTGGAGGAGGCCGAACAACTGGCTGACTATATCGCCATCCTGCATGGCGGAAAAATCATCAAAACTGGTACCCTTAAAGAACTCAAAGAGATGTTCCCGCCAGCGAAAGTTGAGTATATCGAGAAGCAGCTAACATTGGAGGAAATTTTCCTCGCGATCATCGGCAAAAAGGAGGATATGTAA
- a CDS encoding ABC transporter permease, which produces MKSKTGVILGRLMRNIMRSPDTIITVAITPIMMMLLFVYVFGGAIETGTDNYINYLLPGILLMAIASGVAYTSLRLFNDVKSGLMARFITMPIKRSSILWAHVLTSLVSNALTVVVVILIALLMGFRSSAGILDWLAVAGIVGLFTLALTWLAVIPGLTAGSMEGATAYSYPLIFLPFISSAFVPTETMPKIVRAFAENQPVTSIVNAIRALLYEGSVGNDIWIALAWCVGIMVIAYFFASKAFKRQLG; this is translated from the coding sequence ATGAAAAGCAAAACAGGGGTAATACTAGGACGATTAATGCGAAACATCATGCGAAGCCCGGATACGATTATTACGGTGGCGATTACGCCGATTATGATGATGCTGCTGTTTGTCTACGTATTTGGCGGCGCCATAGAGACAGGTACGGATAACTACATCAATTATTTATTGCCGGGAATCTTGCTAATGGCTATCGCTTCAGGCGTCGCTTACACTTCCTTGCGGCTGTTTAACGATGTAAAGAGCGGACTGATGGCGCGTTTCATTACCATGCCCATCAAGCGTTCCTCGATATTGTGGGCACACGTGTTGACTTCGCTTGTTTCCAATGCGCTTACTGTCGTGGTGGTTATCCTCATCGCGCTCTTGATGGGCTTCCGTTCCAGTGCTGGTATCCTGGATTGGCTCGCCGTAGCTGGGATAGTTGGGCTGTTTACGCTGGCGCTGACATGGCTGGCGGTCATTCCTGGATTGACAGCGGGGTCTATGGAAGGGGCGACAGCCTACTCGTATCCGCTGATTTTCCTGCCGTTTATTAGTTCGGCCTTTGTCCCTACCGAAACCATGCCTAAAATTGTCCGTGCGTTCGCTGAGAACCAGCCCGTGACTTCAATCGTGAATGCGATTCGAGCCCTCTTGTATGAAGGGTCTGTTGGCAACGATATCTGGATCGCGCTTGCCTGGTGCGTCGGTATCATGGTCATCGCTTACTTCTTCGCCAGTAAAGCATTTAAACGACAGTTAGGATAA
- a CDS encoding FUSC family protein encodes MRETPKSVSPKSPSMIKQALTVNRKPFPWLKAFCAGLAAALPVIIGLLFGNLEYGLIAGMGGFTYLYVFNIPYAQRAKKLFFVILGMTLASALGTLAAPYPLAVAILIGLIGAASIFIFGALKIKGPSAIFFVLVFAMTTGKPVDPELVWLRAGLVFLGGALSWVVAMIGWFFDPHGPETGVVKNVYSELAAFLDTVGTEKYNEARQKVMSDLKEAEETLAVGYVPWKNTDIFNRLVILNVHANSIFLYVLENFSKTNVKLPHALGEFLREMARSLDQKNNNEHVSKISHLPETMDESVLQLFKKITDADAIMNEPASKINQENRIYKPSTRTIFMGAFDKNSIVFISAVRFGIVTMFAAMIAYQFEFTRPFWVPLSCVAVMSGFTIVATYHRAIQRAFGTILGILIASLILMTHPTGFIIALFILLLTFITELFIVKNYGLAALFFTPNALLMAESTSHGSFTFSYFATARLIDIFTGTIIGLIGVFFAGRRSASSRLPHLITKTIRSQAQLLLILFSDQGNSYNAIKSQEIMKMRTNLNNLKTLYDTAAGEIPINKKALEYYWPVIFSIEHLGYLLENCSKSEYRPILSHNKLSQLLYVCETMANAANRKLSPSIKDVPEIDGYPSIQIEIITLQKSLQIDDRGPF; translated from the coding sequence ATGAGAGAAACACCTAAATCTGTATCTCCCAAATCTCCATCGATGATAAAACAGGCACTAACCGTTAATCGGAAGCCTTTTCCGTGGCTAAAGGCATTTTGTGCAGGATTAGCTGCAGCATTACCAGTCATAATTGGATTATTATTTGGGAATCTAGAATATGGATTAATAGCTGGAATGGGCGGCTTTACCTATCTATATGTGTTTAATATTCCATATGCACAAAGAGCAAAAAAGCTATTTTTTGTCATACTCGGAATGACTTTAGCCTCTGCATTAGGGACTCTTGCTGCACCTTACCCACTTGCAGTAGCTATCTTGATAGGGTTGATTGGAGCGGCTTCTATTTTTATTTTTGGAGCTTTAAAAATTAAAGGACCATCAGCAATCTTTTTCGTGTTAGTTTTTGCTATGACAACTGGTAAGCCTGTTGATCCAGAACTTGTATGGCTCCGCGCTGGCCTTGTATTTCTTGGAGGGGCACTTTCGTGGGTGGTGGCGATGATTGGGTGGTTTTTTGATCCTCATGGTCCGGAAACTGGCGTAGTAAAAAACGTATATTCAGAACTGGCCGCGTTCCTTGATACAGTTGGTACAGAGAAATATAATGAGGCTAGACAAAAAGTCATGTCAGACTTGAAGGAAGCAGAAGAAACACTTGCAGTAGGATATGTACCTTGGAAAAATACTGACATATTTAATCGATTAGTGATTTTAAATGTTCATGCAAACTCGATATTTTTGTATGTACTTGAAAATTTTTCGAAGACGAACGTAAAATTGCCGCACGCATTAGGGGAATTTCTCCGGGAAATGGCTCGTTCGCTTGATCAGAAGAATAATAATGAACATGTTTCTAAAATTAGCCATCTGCCGGAAACAATGGATGAATCCGTTCTTCAGTTATTCAAAAAAATTACCGATGCGGATGCCATTATGAATGAACCAGCTTCGAAAATTAATCAAGAGAATCGAATTTACAAACCATCAACTAGGACCATTTTTATGGGGGCCTTTGATAAAAACTCCATTGTTTTTATTTCTGCTGTACGGTTCGGTATTGTCACCATGTTCGCTGCTATGATCGCGTATCAGTTTGAATTTACCCGGCCCTTTTGGGTACCGTTATCCTGTGTAGCAGTTATGTCAGGCTTTACAATTGTTGCTACCTATCATCGTGCGATTCAAAGAGCATTTGGTACAATTCTGGGGATATTGATTGCAAGTTTAATCCTAATGACTCATCCAACTGGATTCATCATCGCTTTATTTATTCTTTTATTGACGTTCATTACAGAGTTGTTTATTGTAAAAAATTATGGTCTTGCTGCGTTGTTCTTTACACCCAATGCTCTTCTTATGGCTGAAAGCACGAGTCATGGAAGCTTTACCTTTTCTTATTTTGCAACCGCCAGATTAATTGATATCTTTACAGGTACTATCATTGGTTTAATAGGAGTATTCTTTGCAGGACGACGGTCGGCATCAAGTAGACTGCCACATTTAATAACCAAAACAATCCGAAGTCAGGCTCAATTATTATTAATACTTTTCTCTGACCAAGGGAATAGTTATAATGCGATAAAAAGCCAAGAAATCATGAAAATGCGAACAAATTTAAATAATTTAAAAACACTATATGATACAGCTGCTGGGGAGATTCCCATCAATAAGAAAGCACTAGAATATTACTGGCCGGTCATCTTTTCTATAGAGCATTTAGGATATTTACTGGAAAATTGTTCGAAAAGTGAATATCGTCCTATCTTATCACATAATAAACTTTCCCAATTGCTTTATGTTTGCGAAACGATGGCGAATGCCGCCAATCGAAAACTATCACCCTCAATAAAAGACGTACCTGAAATCGATGGTTATCCAAGTATTCAGATTGAGATTATTACCCTGCAAAAATCCCTTCAAATAGATGATAGAGGTCCTTTTTAA
- a CDS encoding SDR family oxidoreductase: protein MKLSGNTILVTGGAAGIGFAFAERFIKAGNKVIICGRREAKLQEAKEKYPELITRVCDVTKESDRVALFDWATSEYPDVNVLVNNAGIQQRYHVLKTNPKEDWRYYSQEIASNIEAPFHLAMLFAPYFANKDYGAILNVSSGLAFTPMAIAPIYSATKAAVHSFTMSLRHQLEDTAIEVIEVAPPAVNTDLGGAGLHTFGTPVDEFADAIFKGLEAGKTEIGYARAENAMRMSRDEIDETVKMMYANMKNTIL, encoded by the coding sequence ATGAAACTATCAGGCAATACAATACTTGTTACGGGCGGGGCAGCAGGAATCGGGTTTGCGTTTGCCGAGAGATTCATAAAAGCAGGCAATAAAGTGATTATCTGCGGAAGACGCGAAGCAAAGCTTCAGGAAGCAAAGGAAAAATATCCTGAGCTGATTACACGCGTTTGTGATGTCACCAAAGAATCTGACCGGGTTGCATTGTTCGACTGGGCAACGAGCGAGTACCCTGATGTGAATGTGCTTGTAAACAACGCAGGCATTCAGCAACGCTACCATGTTCTTAAAACGAACCCAAAGGAAGATTGGCGCTATTATAGTCAAGAAATAGCCTCCAACATCGAGGCACCATTTCATTTAGCGATGCTATTTGCGCCGTACTTTGCCAATAAAGATTATGGTGCTATCCTTAATGTATCTTCTGGTTTAGCCTTTACCCCGATGGCAATTGCACCGATCTATTCTGCTACGAAAGCAGCGGTTCATTCTTTTACCATGAGCTTACGACATCAGCTTGAAGATACGGCTATTGAGGTGATTGAAGTTGCTCCGCCGGCAGTTAATACTGATTTAGGTGGAGCCGGCTTGCATACCTTTGGCACTCCTGTAGATGAATTTGCCGATGCGATATTTAAAGGTCTTGAAGCCGGAAAAACCGAAATTGGTTACGCACGTGCTGAAAACGCGATGAGGATGTCTCGAGATGAAATTGATGAGACAGTAAAGATGATGTACGCCAATATGAAAAACACAATTCTATAA
- a CDS encoding P-II family nitrogen regulator encodes MKKIEAIIRPEKLTETIKGLKNIGITGFTVSQVVGRGKQKDTQGVYRGKNYNVTLHPKVKLEIVLSDYMVEPTIHTIIVSSQTGEEGDGKIYVYPILEAYNIRTGTTDFDIDDLANKED; translated from the coding sequence ATGAAAAAAATAGAGGCCATTATTAGACCAGAAAAGCTGACTGAGACGATTAAGGGTTTGAAGAATATAGGAATTACAGGCTTTACCGTATCACAGGTGGTCGGTAGAGGGAAACAGAAGGATACTCAAGGAGTTTATCGTGGTAAGAATTATAACGTGACTCTTCATCCAAAAGTTAAATTGGAGATTGTCCTTTCAGACTACATGGTCGAGCCTACGATACATACTATTATAGTCTCCTCTCAAACTGGAGAAGAAGGGGACGGGAAAATATATGTCTATCCTATTCTAGAAGCCTATAACATTCGAACAGGTACCACAGACTTTGATATAGATGATCTAGCAAATAAGGAGGACTAA